One Algibacter sp. L3A6 genomic region harbors:
- a CDS encoding Gfo/Idh/MocA family protein, which translates to MSSNRRDFLKKTALGAVGVTLASNSINAMSAKSYSKIIGSNDRINVAIQGLGRRYGAYMSAIADKNNNIELSYLCDVMKSQRDKAAIEVSKKLGKTPKLENDIRKILNDKDVDAVFMATPDHWHAPGACMAMQAGKDVYLEKPCSHNPKEGELLVAYQQKYNKIVQMGNQQRSSSQSQEVIKAIHEGVIGDVYNAIAFYTSKRGPVPHQKKTAPPEGLDWDLFQGPAPRREYTDDTWNYNWHWYGWDYGTAEMGNNATHELDIARWALDVKYPEHVDVKSGKFHYKDDGWEMYDTMEATFRFAGNRSIQWDGRSRNGYDKYGAGRGTLVYGSNGSAFIDRDGYKLFDIKGKEQKNNIVTGIEDGNALGGGGQLSKAHTVNFFDAIRGKAPLTSPIEQGAISQMLTHYANIAHRIDDAFEVDETTGRIYNREAMKLWSRTYEPGWDIKPV; encoded by the coding sequence ATGAGTTCTAATAGAAGAGATTTCTTAAAAAAAACAGCTTTAGGTGCCGTTGGAGTAACATTGGCCTCTAACAGTATAAATGCCATGTCGGCAAAAAGTTATTCAAAAATCATTGGTTCTAACGACCGTATCAATGTAGCGATACAAGGTTTAGGCCGTCGCTATGGCGCATACATGTCTGCCATTGCAGATAAAAATAATAATATTGAGTTGAGCTATTTATGCGATGTCATGAAAAGCCAACGTGATAAAGCAGCCATTGAAGTATCAAAAAAACTAGGTAAAACACCTAAATTAGAAAACGACATTCGTAAAATTCTAAACGATAAAGATGTAGATGCTGTTTTTATGGCCACTCCAGATCACTGGCACGCACCTGGTGCTTGTATGGCTATGCAAGCAGGTAAAGATGTTTACTTAGAAAAGCCTTGTAGTCACAACCCAAAAGAGGGTGAGTTACTTGTTGCTTATCAGCAAAAATATAATAAAATTGTGCAAATGGGGAACCAACAACGTTCGTCTTCACAATCACAAGAAGTCATAAAAGCCATTCACGAAGGTGTTATTGGCGATGTGTATAATGCCATTGCTTTTTACACAAGTAAACGTGGGCCAGTACCTCATCAGAAAAAAACGGCTCCACCAGAAGGTTTAGACTGGGATTTATTTCAAGGTCCAGCACCAAGAAGAGAGTATACAGATGATACGTGGAACTACAACTGGCACTGGTACGGTTGGGATTATGGAACTGCAGAAATGGGAAATAATGCCACACACGAACTAGATATTGCACGTTGGGCACTAGATGTTAAGTACCCAGAGCATGTAGATGTAAAATCTGGTAAATTCCATTATAAAGATGATGGTTGGGAAATGTACGACACTATGGAAGCTACATTTCGTTTCGCTGGCAATCGTTCTATTCAATGGGATGGCCGCAGTAGAAATGGTTACGACAAATACGGCGCAGGTCGAGGTACACTAGTTTACGGTTCTAACGGTTCTGCTTTTATAGATCGTGATGGTTATAAACTATTTGATATCAAAGGAAAAGAGCAAAAAAACAATATTGTAACAGGTATAGAAGATGGAAACGCACTAGGTGGTGGTGGACAACTTTCTAAAGCACATACGGTTAACTTTTTTGATGCCATTAGAGGTAAAGCCCCATTAACATCACCTATAGAGCAAGGCGCTATTAGCCAGATGTTAACGCACTATGCAAATATTGCACATAGAATTGATGATGCTTTTGAAGTTGATGAAACTACCGGACGTATTTATAATAGAGAAGCTATGAAACTTTGGTCTAGAACTTACGAACCAGGTTGGGATATTAAACCAGTTTAA
- a CDS encoding SusC/RagA family TonB-linked outer membrane protein: MEKLKLLLVTLLIGYASASWSQSKVSGVVTDGQNVPIPGVNVIIKGTSNGAATDFDGNFQLNAKSGDVITFSFIGFVTKELTYKGQGSLNVKLEEDAAQLDEVVVIGYGSVKRTDLTGAVESLDTKALTEQKKTDIGQAMQGRIAGVDVRTLSNKPGAPLSIDIRGNTVIKNTDGGRDGVSDSAADDLSKPLYVVDGIFFDDINILNPADIQQMDVLKDASATAIYGARGANGVVIITTKNGIEGKTVFTYEATLGVRSATNVPDMYNGDEYVDFVDKALRSTAWKGLFQNGNVPTVEDYNNVAVDLSRELRTTNEEASNAANGRYTDWAGDYRHAGIQTSHNLGMSGGENGLTYSGSIGYLSDEGVVGIEGYDRYNLSASITKKVSDQFTAGVKAYLALSEREEGSRELFRSTLRLAPTVNSFDPDGNVILFPDDQDGRFTNPYYDAQGAWKTNTKSLDVIANVFLNYAPTEWLSFKTQFAPNIKNTRFGEYRGLYTKAARNEPARIQSHYDSSFKTSYTWDNIVNFDFDITETQNLKATLISSVYYNQLEWSNIETRDFDTDSYSFYNTAAGLDVRDYDTNYRKETLSSFAGRLNYSIADKYLFTFTGRYDGSSKLAVNNKWAFFPSAAFAWKAGDEEFLQDVDWLSNLKMRLSYGESGNDSPVSSYSSLAFLSGSDYVFGDTHTNGVNVAGLPNYQLTWERSKEVNIGLNLGVLQNRITLGLELYRKKTIDAILDKTLSNITGYSTATGNFGSVENKGIEITLNTVNVKTKDFKWSTSINFAKNKNQILELDGDLDKETYGTHGVLEVGQPVDAIYSYQVDGIWQLDEAAAAAVYGAFPGQYKYRDVDNSGTIGAEDKMVLGQVSPDWIGGMTNTFTYKNLDLSVQVYTRQGSFGHSEFYSHFAPYNGDDATFNKIKLDYWTPNNTDAKYPAPEYGHPGEWYYEDLSFVKIGNIGLGYQFTDDVLEKLRMSSLRLTLDIQNPFVFTDYKGPDPETGLQNSYNSGYLTKTILFGLKLSY, from the coding sequence ATGGAAAAACTAAAACTCTTATTAGTAACCTTATTGATAGGTTATGCGAGTGCCTCTTGGTCGCAATCAAAAGTGTCAGGCGTAGTAACCGATGGTCAAAATGTGCCTATTCCGGGAGTGAACGTCATTATAAAAGGAACATCGAATGGAGCCGCCACAGATTTCGATGGGAATTTTCAACTTAATGCGAAAAGTGGAGATGTAATTACTTTCTCTTTTATTGGGTTTGTAACAAAAGAACTTACTTATAAAGGACAAGGATCATTAAATGTGAAGTTAGAAGAAGACGCTGCTCAACTTGATGAAGTAGTTGTTATTGGATATGGATCTGTAAAACGTACCGATTTAACGGGAGCTGTTGAGTCTTTAGATACTAAAGCGCTTACAGAGCAAAAGAAAACAGATATTGGTCAGGCCATGCAAGGTAGAATTGCGGGTGTAGATGTTAGAACTTTAAGTAACAAGCCAGGAGCTCCATTATCTATTGATATTAGAGGGAATACAGTAATTAAAAATACCGATGGAGGTCGTGATGGTGTTAGTGATAGTGCTGCAGATGATCTTTCTAAGCCTTTATATGTAGTAGATGGTATCTTTTTCGATGATATTAATATTTTAAATCCAGCCGATATTCAACAAATGGATGTTTTAAAGGATGCTTCTGCAACAGCAATATATGGTGCAAGAGGTGCTAATGGTGTTGTGATTATTACAACTAAAAATGGTATCGAAGGAAAAACTGTATTTACTTACGAGGCTACTTTAGGTGTACGTTCTGCAACTAATGTGCCTGATATGTATAATGGTGATGAGTATGTAGATTTTGTTGATAAAGCATTAAGAAGTACTGCTTGGAAAGGTCTTTTTCAAAACGGAAATGTTCCAACAGTCGAAGATTATAATAATGTTGCTGTAGATTTAAGCAGAGAATTAAGAACTACCAATGAAGAAGCAAGTAATGCTGCAAATGGTAGATATACAGATTGGGCTGGAGATTACCGCCATGCGGGAATACAAACAAGTCATAATTTAGGTATGTCTGGTGGTGAAAATGGTTTAACTTATAGCGGTTCTATAGGGTATTTAAGTGATGAAGGTGTTGTAGGTATAGAAGGTTACGATCGTTACAACTTGAGTGCGTCTATAACTAAAAAAGTATCTGATCAATTTACAGCAGGTGTAAAAGCATATTTAGCTTTATCTGAAAGAGAAGAAGGAAGTAGAGAATTATTTAGAAGTACATTGCGTTTAGCTCCAACAGTTAATTCTTTCGATCCTGATGGAAATGTAATTTTGTTTCCAGACGATCAAGATGGACGTTTTACGAATCCTTACTACGATGCGCAAGGTGCTTGGAAAACGAATACGAAGTCTTTAGATGTAATTGCTAATGTATTTTTAAATTACGCACCAACAGAATGGTTAAGTTTTAAAACACAATTTGCTCCAAATATTAAGAATACTAGATTTGGTGAATATAGAGGTCTGTATACAAAAGCTGCAAGAAATGAACCTGCCAGAATACAATCTCATTATGATTCTTCTTTTAAAACATCTTATACATGGGATAACATTGTAAATTTTGATTTCGACATAACAGAAACTCAAAACTTAAAAGCAACATTAATTTCTTCTGTATACTACAATCAATTAGAGTGGAGTAATATTGAAACACGAGATTTTGATACCGATTCTTACTCATTTTATAATACAGCAGCAGGATTAGATGTTAGAGATTACGATACTAACTATAGAAAAGAAACTTTATCATCATTTGCAGGTCGTTTAAATTATAGTATTGCCGACAAGTATTTATTTACTTTCACTGGTCGTTATGATGGGTCTTCAAAATTAGCAGTTAATAATAAATGGGCGTTTTTCCCATCGGCAGCATTTGCATGGAAAGCTGGTGATGAAGAGTTTTTACAAGACGTAGATTGGTTAAGTAATTTAAAAATGCGTTTAAGTTATGGTGAATCTGGTAATGATAGCCCGGTAAGCTCATATAGCTCATTAGCCTTTTTATCAGGATCAGATTATGTATTTGGAGACACGCACACTAATGGTGTTAATGTAGCAGGTTTACCTAACTATCAATTAACATGGGAGCGTTCTAAAGAGGTGAATATAGGTTTAAATTTAGGCGTTTTACAAAATAGAATAACCTTAGGTTTAGAGCTTTATAGAAAGAAAACAATAGATGCTATATTAGATAAAACATTATCGAATATTACAGGGTATTCAACAGCAACCGGAAATTTTGGTTCGGTAGAGAACAAAGGTATTGAGATTACTTTAAATACGGTTAATGTTAAAACTAAAGATTTTAAATGGTCTACAAGTATCAATTTTGCAAAAAATAAAAATCAGATCCTTGAGCTAGATGGTGATTTAGATAAAGAAACTTACGGAACTCATGGCGTGCTTGAGGTTGGCCAACCTGTAGATGCTATTTATAGCTACCAAGTAGATGGTATTTGGCAATTAGACGAAGCAGCAGCAGCTGCAGTGTATGGTGCTTTTCCTGGTCAATATAAATATAGAGATGTTGATAATAGTGGTACTATTGGTGCTGAAGATAAAATGGTTTTAGGTCAAGTATCTCCAGATTGGATTGGAGGTATGACGAACACCTTTACTTATAAAAACTTAGACTTATCTGTACAGGTTTATACAAGACAAGGTTCTTTCGGTCACTCAGAGTTTTACTCTCACTTTGCTCCGTATAATGGCGATGATGCTACATTTAACAAGATAAAATTAGATTATTGGACTCCTAATAATACAGATGCTAAGTATCCTGCGCCAGAATATGGTCACCCAGGTGAATGGTATTACGAAGATTTAAGTTTTGTGAAAATCGGTAATATCGGTTTAGGCTATCAGTTCACTGATGATGTTTTAGAAAAATTAAGAATGTCTAGTTTAAGATTAACTTTAGATATACAAAACCCATTTGTGTTCACAGATTATAAAGGTCCAGATCCTGAAACAGGATTACAGAATTCTTATAATTCAGGTTATTTAACAAAAACGATATTATTCGGACTTAAGTTATCTTACTAA
- a CDS encoding Gfo/Idh/MocA family protein, translated as MKRRDFIIKGAMASAAVTTSAAAMTNVFDFKHANDTLNIGIIGTGDRGTGLSANINSIKNFNILGCCDTLPFRLENGLKAAKGIAKGYTDYRKLLDNKDIDAILVSTPFSTHSKIAMDALDAGKHVYCEKTMAKGFGGIQDLVNKVDQSNHVFQTGHQYHSSRLYTHVVDLIKAGKIGKVSAFECQWNRHGNWRRPVPSPELEKQINWRMYREFSGGLVAELCSHQIDFANWVLGETPNQVMGTGGVDYYKDGRETYDNIHLIYNYPSGVKAKFTCLTSNAKDGYQIKVMGDKGTIILSYTKAWFFPEGGKKKELGIVDGVSGATVKWEKGLGIPITVDHKEPSLQALIDFKYSITNNSKPISDIKTGANTAICVQMGLEAMYTNSIVKQENFKDFKFYE; from the coding sequence ATGAAAAGAAGAGATTTTATAATCAAAGGTGCAATGGCTTCTGCTGCAGTTACTACCTCGGCCGCAGCAATGACCAATGTATTTGATTTTAAACACGCAAACGACACTTTAAACATAGGGATTATTGGCACCGGAGATCGAGGCACTGGTCTTTCGGCTAACATTAATTCTATCAAGAATTTTAATATCCTTGGCTGCTGTGACACCTTGCCTTTTAGATTAGAAAATGGTTTAAAAGCTGCAAAAGGAATAGCTAAGGGTTACACCGATTATCGTAAACTTTTAGATAACAAAGATATTGATGCTATTTTGGTTTCTACTCCATTTAGCACACATTCCAAAATTGCTATGGATGCTTTAGATGCGGGCAAACATGTGTATTGCGAGAAAACCATGGCCAAAGGTTTTGGAGGCATTCAAGATTTGGTTAATAAAGTCGATCAATCCAATCACGTATTTCAAACGGGACATCAATACCACAGCTCTAGACTTTACACCCATGTTGTAGATTTAATAAAAGCAGGTAAAATAGGAAAGGTTTCTGCTTTTGAATGCCAATGGAACCGACACGGAAACTGGAGACGCCCTGTACCAAGTCCAGAATTAGAAAAACAAATTAACTGGCGTATGTATCGCGAGTTTTCTGGTGGTTTAGTAGCCGAGCTCTGCTCGCATCAAATAGATTTCGCTAACTGGGTTTTAGGTGAAACACCAAACCAAGTTATGGGTACTGGTGGTGTAGATTACTATAAAGATGGTAGAGAAACTTACGATAATATTCATTTAATATATAATTACCCAAGCGGTGTAAAAGCTAAATTTACTTGCCTTACCAGCAATGCTAAAGATGGTTACCAAATAAAAGTAATGGGCGATAAAGGCACCATTATTTTAAGCTACACCAAAGCATGGTTTTTCCCAGAAGGTGGTAAGAAAAAAGAATTAGGTATTGTAGATGGCGTATCTGGCGCAACTGTAAAATGGGAAAAAGGATTAGGAATTCCTATTACTGTAGATCATAAAGAGCCTAGTTTACAAGCTTTAATCGATTTTAAATATAGTATTACAAACAACAGCAAACCTATTTCAGATATTAAAACAGGTGCCAATACGGCTATTTGCGTTCAAATGGGCTTAGAAGCCATGTACACCAATTCAATTGTTAAACAAGAAAACTTTAAAGATTTCAAATTTTATGAATAA
- a CDS encoding alpha-L-rhamnosidase C-terminal domain-containing protein, whose protein sequence is MNKYILLFFTLITFSSLSAQTSTKDLDLETTLIEPQRIIKISDSHYFIDFGKAFFGNVEITSNVNQNDSLIIHLGEKLDGELHIDRDPGKNIRYRTSKLNTLVANQTVTPEIQAYKRNTTGAAIMLPEDIGAIIPFRYCEIENLKIPIESIKIKQKALHFKFNDDASAFSSSDPIMDSIWELCKHTIKATSFTGYYVDGDRERIPYEADAYINQLSHYSVDNEYSMARRTNAYFIDNPTWPTEWLLHTVLMFHADYMYTGDIEPLKQNYENLKLKTLMDLERTDGLISSKSPNLTKDLMSKLGFKKANDKLKDIIDWPPAQKDTGWKLATPEGERDGYEIVDVNTAVNAFYYYNLKLMTEIATVLNKTEDAEFYKKKAKLVKATINSKLFDAEKGYYIDGEGSTHSALHANMLPLAFDLVPEEHVATVAEFVKSRGMACSVYGAQYLLEGLYKNNEAEYASSLISNTEGDRNWWNMIQVGSTMTLEAWDVKYKPNADWNHAWGTAPLNAITRYMWGIKPKTAGFKIAEINPQLAGLTFTSIKVPTKQGFILAEYKQESNKNDVYTVTIPENMTAEFTLPKNFKKVTLDNKKVKGKSLFLTLESGTHHINIVY, encoded by the coding sequence ATGAATAAATATATTTTACTCTTTTTCACTTTAATTACATTTTCAAGCTTAAGCGCTCAAACTTCTACTAAAGATCTCGATTTAGAGACGACTTTAATTGAACCACAACGGATTATTAAAATCAGTGATTCGCACTATTTTATTGACTTCGGAAAGGCCTTTTTTGGAAATGTAGAAATTACATCAAACGTGAATCAAAATGATTCTTTAATTATTCATTTAGGTGAAAAATTAGATGGCGAACTTCATATTGATAGAGATCCCGGAAAAAACATTCGTTACAGAACCTCGAAGTTAAACACATTAGTAGCAAACCAAACTGTAACTCCAGAAATACAAGCGTATAAAAGAAATACAACAGGTGCTGCAATTATGTTACCAGAAGATATTGGAGCTATTATTCCATTTCGTTATTGCGAAATTGAAAATCTAAAAATCCCTATTGAGTCTATTAAAATTAAGCAAAAAGCACTTCATTTTAAATTTAATGATGATGCCAGCGCTTTTTCTTCATCAGACCCTATTATGGATTCTATTTGGGAACTTTGTAAACACACTATAAAAGCTACGAGCTTTACCGGGTATTATGTTGATGGAGATCGTGAGCGTATTCCTTACGAGGCCGATGCTTATATCAATCAACTAAGTCATTATAGTGTGGATAACGAGTATTCGATGGCGCGCCGCACAAATGCTTATTTTATAGACAATCCGACTTGGCCAACCGAATGGCTGTTACACACTGTACTTATGTTTCATGCCGATTACATGTACACGGGAGATATTGAGCCACTTAAACAAAACTACGAGAACTTAAAGCTTAAAACTTTAATGGATTTAGAACGTACCGATGGTTTAATAAGTTCTAAATCGCCCAACCTAACCAAAGATTTAATGTCGAAATTAGGTTTCAAAAAAGCAAATGATAAGCTTAAAGATATTATAGATTGGCCACCTGCACAAAAAGATACCGGTTGGAAACTTGCAACACCAGAAGGCGAACGCGATGGTTACGAAATTGTAGATGTAAATACTGCTGTAAATGCGTTTTACTATTACAATTTAAAGTTAATGACTGAAATTGCAACAGTACTTAATAAAACTGAAGATGCTGAATTCTATAAGAAGAAAGCCAAACTTGTAAAAGCAACCATAAACAGCAAACTATTCGATGCTGAAAAAGGTTATTATATCGACGGTGAAGGCTCTACACACTCGGCTTTACACGCCAACATGTTACCCTTAGCTTTCGATTTAGTGCCAGAAGAACACGTAGCAACAGTTGCTGAGTTTGTAAAATCTCGCGGTATGGCTTGTAGCGTTTATGGTGCTCAATATCTATTAGAAGGTTTATACAAAAATAACGAAGCCGAATACGCATCGAGTTTAATATCAAACACTGAAGGCGATAGAAACTGGTGGAACATGATACAAGTAGGTTCTACAATGACTTTGGAAGCTTGGGATGTAAAATACAAACCCAATGCCGATTGGAATCACGCTTGGGGAACTGCACCGCTAAATGCTATTACAAGATACATGTGGGGTATTAAACCAAAAACGGCTGGTTTTAAAATTGCTGAAATTAATCCACAATTAGCAGGCTTAACTTTTACATCTATTAAAGTACCTACCAAACAAGGTTTTATTTTAGCTGAATACAAACAAGAATCTAACAAAAATGATGTTTATACCGTGACGATTCCGGAAAATATGACGGCAGAATTCACACTTCCTAAAAACTTCAAAAAGGTTACTTTAGATAACAAAAAAGTAAAAGGAAAATCTTTATTTTTAACACTTGAAAGCGGAACGCATCATATAAACATAGTTTACTAA
- a CDS encoding DUF1080 domain-containing protein: protein MKKTLFYSKVFLVAIVSVLFSCKETPKDTTPWQPLFDGETLNGWHQLGGTATYTVRDQTIVGTTVHNTPNSFLTSDKMYGDFILELDYKVDSTMNSGIQIRSNSIPTYRDGRVHGYQVEIDPSKRAWSAGIYDESRRGWLNNMENNPEAQKAFKQNDWNHYRIEAIGDTLKTWINDVPASYLIDDKTASGFICLQVHGIHADKKEGTEIVWKNIKILTDNLSEYSKKSSLEPIVTKNKLTIDEKKKGWKLLWDGKTTNGWRGAKLEEFPENGWQIEDGVLSVLSSGGAESNAGGDIVTTEQFGDFELTVDFKLTPGANSGIKYYVDTNMNKGAGSSIGLEYQILDDALHPDAKLGNHDGSRTVSSLYDLIQADVNKPIHAIGEWNTAYIISKNNHVEHWLNGTKVLEYERKSDDYKKLVSESKYAKWPNFGELDKGEILLQDHGDLVSFKNVKIRPIN, encoded by the coding sequence ATGAAAAAGACCCTTTTTTATAGCAAAGTATTTCTTGTTGCTATAGTATCTGTATTATTTAGTTGTAAAGAAACGCCAAAAGACACCACACCTTGGCAACCCTTATTTGATGGAGAAACCCTTAACGGCTGGCATCAATTAGGAGGTACAGCAACATATACAGTTCGCGACCAAACTATTGTTGGAACTACGGTACATAACACGCCAAATTCTTTTTTAACTTCAGATAAAATGTATGGAGATTTTATTCTTGAATTGGATTACAAAGTAGATTCTACAATGAATTCTGGAATTCAAATTAGAAGTAATAGCATACCTACTTATAGAGACGGACGCGTTCATGGCTATCAAGTTGAAATCGATCCTTCTAAAAGAGCTTGGAGTGCTGGTATTTACGACGAGTCTCGTCGTGGCTGGTTAAACAATATGGAAAACAACCCTGAAGCTCAAAAAGCTTTCAAACAAAACGACTGGAATCACTACCGTATTGAAGCTATTGGTGATACTTTAAAAACATGGATAAACGATGTTCCTGCATCTTATTTAATAGATGATAAAACAGCAAGCGGATTTATTTGCTTACAAGTACATGGCATTCATGCTGATAAAAAGGAAGGCACAGAAATTGTTTGGAAAAACATTAAAATATTAACTGATAACCTTAGTGAGTATTCTAAAAAATCTTCTCTAGAACCTATTGTTACTAAAAACAAACTAACTATAGATGAAAAGAAAAAAGGATGGAAATTACTTTGGGATGGAAAAACTACTAACGGATGGCGCGGTGCCAAACTTGAAGAATTTCCTGAAAATGGTTGGCAAATTGAAGATGGCGTTTTAAGTGTATTATCTTCTGGAGGTGCCGAATCTAATGCTGGTGGCGATATTGTAACCACAGAACAATTTGGGGATTTTGAATTAACAGTAGATTTTAAATTAACACCTGGTGCAAACAGTGGTATTAAATATTATGTAGACACTAACATGAATAAAGGTGCAGGTTCTTCAATTGGTTTAGAATATCAAATTTTAGACGATGCTTTACATCCTGATGCTAAATTAGGCAATCATGATGGTAGTAGAACCGTAAGTTCTTTATACGATTTAATTCAAGCAGACGTAAACAAACCTATTCACGCAATTGGCGAATGGAATACAGCATATATTATTTCTAAAAACAACCACGTAGAACATTGGTTAAACGGAACAAAGGTTTTAGAATACGAAAGAAAAAGCGATGACTACAAAAAGTTAGTATCGGAAAGTAAATATGCCAAATGGCCTAATTTTGGCGAGTTAGATAAAGGAGAAATATTACTTCAGGATCACGGAGATTTAGTATCCTTTAAAAATGTAAAAATTCGTCCTATCAACTAA